DNA sequence from the Coffea eugenioides isolate CCC68of chromosome 9, Ceug_1.0, whole genome shotgun sequence genome:
TCTCCAAAACTACAGCATTCTTCAGAAGGAATTTCACCGGCTGAATCACATAAGGCCCTGTTGTGTATcaaaaatgcagacaatcttgAGATGGTGAAAAGTGGCATCACTTTAATAGTTCAACCACATGTagataaaattcaagatatTACAAAAGAAAATAGAACAGCATACCTTGTATACAAAGCCCCACTCAGTGTATCTATGCATGATTAAAATTTGTAGAGATCGCGAATTTTTCAATAACAAAGAAGTCCTAGCGTTGCCAGTTTGTCAAAGCAAGCTTAAGCACTAGTTTTTCTTCTCCCATTTGGAAGATTGGCAAGGTACACCTGTAAACTTCTGTACGCTCAAACCCTGGCAAAAACTGAAAAGCACAAACAACTTGAACTTAAATCATAGAATTTCAAAAGGTTCATGAATGAAATCCAAAATGTATAGCATTTCAATCTTGAAATCTGCCTTATGGAAGAAGCACTGTATTTGAATGCTCAATATTCTGCAGGAAAATTTTTATCTGTGGAGCTAATCGTTTGGCAAATTTAGTAATTCCTGAATCGTACAAATCAGAAATTAAGTCTAAAATACACAAGTGATCATAACTTTTTTTGCAGATGGCATCTTGTTCTCTTGCAAAAGATGTGATCAGCAGATGAGTTATGCTGTTTTATCACCTTAATATGCCATCAATCTTTCATAAATAAGGACTTGAATTACTAAAATAGTGCATGCTTCTAAAGATTATGCTATAATATTATTTAATATTTCctacaaaaattttaatttgcaTAATGCAAGTTTCTTCAGTGAGGGCATAAATTAAAGTTCTCTTATGTATCGGCACCAATTAAGCATCACTGTGGTTACAATATAGAGAAGGTATGAGGAAAATCCCATATGTAATTATATAACTATAGGTTAATTTATATGTTAGTTATTTTTCCCATTATTTGAGCGGGAAAAATTGTAATGTTGTTCATATGCAGTGCCTTTGTATTATTGCTAAAGTTGATAGCAATCTTGTAttcttattttaaaaaattaaacaaatatcTATTTTTCACAAAAATACAGATCACTTGAAGATTTGGATTTAGTCAAAATCCTGatttttgagaaattgaatcaaaataattaaacaCTAAACACAAGtttcaaataaagtgaaaaaatTAAGGGTAAATTACTTATAATCTccctataattttatataatgcTAGATGACCCCCCAAGATTTCAAAATAGCTATATAACCCCTTATAtttttatgtaaagtgaaaaatggacAGAATGCACAATCAATTACGGCATTTATATCAAATGCGCTCTAAAAGCGCGTgtgataaaatattaattttcgTGTTACCCGTTTATGATTGTATAAATATTCACTTTACTCTCACTGTGATTTTTGTATTTGTCTACATAATACTCCTATATTTTTATACAAGGCAATTAAGTCGTTAATTGATTAACATTTAGGTAAGAGCACTATTGACATTTTAATTAATGACGTTAAATAGGttaattttcatcaaattttcactttatataAAACTATAAAGTGGTGAAGTGGAGATTTTGAGAGTCATGTGGTAATAGATGAAACTATGGGGGGTTGTATGTAATTCACCCAACAATTAAGTATCATTCATCAAATTATTTCCGGTTgaacttttcttttattttttattatgtttttggTTTTCAATaccttttaatctccaaatcctAATGTCAATGTTTTGTCAGAAGATTAAATTAATGATTTCGGGTGACATATCAATTGTACTCTCTTGCATATTTCGGTTTTTTTCTTCTCGTTTTCTGTCACCACCTATTCCGGatgaaaaatacaaaagaaaagtttaaaGTAATTATATCTGGAAACGTCGTCCTGATTTATTACGTACTCCTTTACTGGCAGACCTTTCTGGTCGATGCATTTACAGAATTTATTCATATTTTCTCTTCTTGGAtggagaaaaaaataaaaaaggtatGCCAACTTGTTGGGGGATTCGGTTAATTCAGAAAACCATATTCATGTTTTTTTAACAAAGGAATGGAGAAATCCTTCAATCAGAAAACCATATTCATGAGGGAAACTGCGTTTGACAAAAATTAGCTCATGAATCTCCAGGTGCATGCTACGCATCGATCGCGCTGCATTTCTGTGAGGTTCACCAACCCGCATGAACCATTGATTATTAAATTTGAGGGGGAACTGAGTTGTCATCAAACGATACGTCATTGACATTTTGGTATACTTGGAATACACGTACGTAGTTAATCAGCAATCTAGCGTATGAACGAGCAATTAGACATTGTAGGTTGAACCACTATTATTCGTTTTTTCTTTGGCGGCGTCAAGACATTTTCAGAGATTTATGTATGGTTGAGAAGTTGAACTAACGGACAATGAGACAACTTCCCCGCCAGCCAAAGCGAAATAACCTTCCTGCTTTCCACTTCTCGCATCTATATAAGCACAATACAGATAGATTCTTCCATGCACTcgcaaacaaaacaaaaaagcctAAAGCACTTTCTTCAACCTGTGTGTTCGATCTACCTTCTAAATCATCAATATTTGCTTAATCCCTTCCAAGGATGGCTAGTTTCGACCGTGCATCTCTTGTTTTCGCCATGCTTATTGCTGTATCATCCATGAGCAGCAACTGTTTCCAAGCTGAAGCGCGTCGCCTTCTTGATACAGGGTTGCCTGAGATTCCTACCTTGCCAAAGCCTGAGATACCAACACTGCCTAAACCTGAGCTGCCAACCCTGCCAAAGCCTGAGATTCCCACGCTGCCCAAACCCGAGCTGCCAACCGTTCCAAAGCCTGAGGTTCCAGAATTGCCAAAACCTGAGCTGCCAACCGTTCCAAAGCATGAGATTCCAGAATTGCCAAAACCTGAGCTGCCAAATGTGCCGAAGCCAGAGATTCCAACATTGCCTAAACCCGAGCTACCAACTTTGCCCAAGCCAGAGGTGCCTAAAAAGCCTGAGACCACCACTCCATGAAGTCTGTTCTAGCCCAGCTGGATACAgtagttattattattattagtgttGTTATTATTCATTAGcagtgacggagccaggatttttttttggggggggccaaaattgaaattccattcaaagatgactaattcatatatatataatatatatatatatattataactctcataatataaactaaaattgaaaaaatttagggggggccaattttattttacacacatatttacatattatgaattaaaattctcaaaacttagggggggccatggcccccctctGCCCCCCTTGGCTCCGTCATTGTTCATTAGCACTTTTCTTCTGAATTGATATTTCCATTGCGTTTGATGTGTGTTGTATACCGTGATGTCACGGTTCATTCATCTGTAGCTGTTGTTATATCGGAGTCTCACTTCTTGTTTCCAGTGGGATTACATATTTGTACTTTCTTACGTACTTCTCAGTTAAACAACAATGTCTAATAACTCCATTTTGCCTAATTATTGACCATAGAATGAAGCAGTACTTCCAAGAACCAGAAGAATAATAGCATTAAAACATAAAGTGAAGATGACTCCTATATTTTTATACAAGGCAATTAAGTCATTCATTGATTAGCATTTAGGTAAGAGCACTGTTGACATTTTAATTAACGATGTTACACAGGTTAACTTtcgtcaaattttcactttttatAAAACTATAAGGTGGTGAAGTGGAGATTTTGAGAGCCATGTGGTAATAAATGAAACTATAGGGGTTATATGTAATTCACTCAACAATTAAGTATCATTCATCAAATTATTTCCGGTTgagcttttcttttatttttaattataattttggtgttcaataccttttaatctccaaatcctAATGTCAAAGTTTTGTCAGAAGATTAAATTAATGATTTCGGGTGACATATCAATTTTACTCTCTTGCATATTTCGGTGTTTTTTTTCTCTCGTGTTTCTGTCCCCACCTATTCCGGatgaaaaatacaaaagaaaagtttaaaGTAATTATATCTGGAAACGTCGTCCTGATTTCTCACGTACTCCTTTACTGGCAGACCTTTCTGGTCGATGCATTTACGGAATTTattcatattttcttttcttggaaggagaaaaaaaatacaaaaaagtatACCAACTTGTTGGGGGATTCGGTTTAATTCATGCACTATTGGCCCACTAGGCCTAGATGCTGAATGTATTCATAGATCTAGACTTCACACTGTCAACTAGCATTTCTGACTCATTATACCCCAATATGCCTAATTCTGTCACCTTCTCCAATTTTTGATGTTAAATTGATACTAAAATTCTTGGACAAAGTTAGATTTCGGATTGAAGACTCATGGCACAAGAAAAAGATTAGGCCAACCTTAACAAGTAATGTTTTTGATTGTTTAATGAAACTTGTGAGTGTTTTGCCTTTGATTGTGCTAACAAGACTTGTCCAGCCAGGAAACAAATTGAAATAAACCTTTCAAAATTCAGAATCTCCTCGATTCCCAAAAATTACAGGGCATTTCTTCTTCGAGCATGATCAGTGCAAAGGTGGGATACTCTGCTCATTCTTGAAGAAATTATAAGGATCAACCTTGGTTTTCACTTCTACCAGTCTATCAAAATTGTTCTTGAAATATGGAGCACCCCAGATCCTTGCTTTTTCAACACTTGTTTTACCTTTATTATTCACCCCCAAATCAAGGTCGCGATTGTTAGCATAGGCAGCTCTTGGATTGTTAGGAACATATTTTCCAATAACCTTGTAAAGCTTTTTGATCCAATCTATACGCTGTTTAGACACCACTTCTTGATTTGTTGCATTCCACAAAACCTCTACAAATATGAGGTACAAATTTCCTCTATGTGGGAATGGAGTTGCTGTTTCCGGTATTGTATCCATTACCcctcctccaaaataactccattCCATTATTGCCATAGAAGGAGGTAATTCATTAAGCTTTTCCAATATCTCTTCAAGCCCTTTTTCAGGGATAGGCTCTTTGGCGAAATCAGATTTATCTTTGGAATAAAGTTTAGCTCGAGAGCCTCTCCTGGTCAAGAACTCTTTAACGTCACCAATTGGTTGACCATTGTGAAAGGCAATATATTGGATCCAAAGCATTTCACTGCAGTCCTCTTTCTTCAACCCCAACTCGGGAAATTGTTGGTTCATGATTGAAAATAATTCATCAACTTTACCAAGGAAAACAGACACAAATCTAACTTGCACAGTTCTCTTACCTGTTTGATCGGAATTGATATTGACAAATTGGAGTGTGATAGTAAGGTCCAGTGGTAACTTTGAGGCAATATATTGCCACTCGTATACAAGTTGGGTTGCATCTTGTTCCAAGGTTCTGGTGATGGAAAACGCAGTAACTTTCTCTGGAATTTCGACCAATTTCAACTTGTATCCAAGAATGGCTGCAAAACTGGCACCGCCTCCACCTCTTATAGCCCAAAAGAGATCCTCACCCATGCTCTTTCTATCCAGAACTTTTCCGTTTGCATCGATGATCCGAGCATCGATGACATTGTCCGCAGCAAGGCCAAATTGCCTTGTCAATGGACCATAGCCTCCGCCACTGATGTGCCCACCAATGCCAACAGTTGGACATGTACCAGCCGGAAACCCCAGAGAGCTATTGGCCTCGTGAATGCTGTAGTATAGTTCACCGAGGGTTGCTCCAGCTCCAACCCAGGCGGTTAGACTATTAGCATCTACCGCGGTTGAACGGAAGTTGGACATGTCTAGGACAAAAAATGGGATGTCAGAAATGAAGGATGTGCCCTCAAGGTCATGGCCACCGCTTCGAATTCTCATCTGTAAGCGGTGCATCTTAGAGCAAAATATTGCTGCTTGAATTTGATTTTCAGTCAAAGCTGTGATAATGACTCGGGGCTTAGGAATTTCTGGTGAAAGGAAGCGCAAGTTTTGGATGTAGGAGTCCAAGACCGACATGAAAGAAGAGTTGTTTTGGGTGTAAATTGCTTTTGAGAAATCAGAGGGGCTATCAGTATAATTTAAAAGGCATGGAACAAATTCTTCGTGGTGAGGATGAGATGCAGAATCCCACCAGATGGCAATGAGAAGGAGGAAAGCAAATTGAAGCACTGCTGAATAGGATATTTTCATCCTTTTTGGGTAATATGCAATTTTGAAACAATCATGATCAGTAGCTTATTTATAGGGTCTCTTGAATGATTTCACTTCAATTATTGTGTagtattaaaaataaaatttaaccaaaaaaaaaaaggcaagaaTGAAAAGTCGATTCACTCCTAACTTGATGGCTCCTCTCCTGTGTACATTGGCAGAAAATTTTATGACAATTAAATGTCAACATTTATGGTTGAAACTTGATTATTTTCTTGTCacagaagaaaaaagaatagtAAATTGGGAAGTGGGGATATTAATACTCCCTCCATCTCATAAAATTTGTCATTTTTGAAAGAACGTGCAATTTATGGATAGTGATATTAGAGCAGCTCCAATGGGGGTGTAATGGCTCCCCATTCCCATTACACCCCTCCATGACACTCCCCATTGGAGCCGTGTCATGGATATTACACGCATCACACAGGTGATGCGTGTAATCCATTGAATTTTCTTCCTATGGCAACGGTAAAATTTCAGCGAGGATTTCCAACGGCAACATTATTTCCTATGGCAACGGTAACATTTCCAACGGCACTATTTTTTTAGAATTCTATATAAACACACAACACTTTTTACTAAAATATATCCCAATATTCTActctattatttcttttattctctcACACAATTCTACTCTCTCactcatttaattcattttttgtgattatggatgaaaattggagtagttttacaaatatgttaaatgctccaaatatagaaaattcatcatcctcacaaaatcaaaacccccaaaattttccaaattacCCATTTTCTGGTATTCCTACAAATGTGCAAAATTATGCATTTCCCCCAAATTTATCCACTTCCAATCAtccatcaaattttcaaaatccgCCAAATTTTTCATATCCAATTCCCATGTATCCTCCACCTCCTTATTTTAATCCAAATATGGGAAATCATTACACATCGGGGTATTATAACTTTGCATGGGTTATGGAGGCTCAAGTACTCCGTCAGAGATAAGGAAGGATTTTGATTTCGCCGGCCAACAACAAAATGCTGCATCAACGGAATCAATGCCGGACTCTCAATTTCCACCATTTTCAACACAACGTGGGGTGGATAACATTACTCTCACCAATGAGTCAATGGAAGAATCTGATTATAAACGCGTTCCATGGAGTGTGGATGATGACAAGATACTTGCAAGTGCTTGGCTCACAATTTCTAATTGTAGCATTGTGGGTAATTCTCAAAATGAAGAGAGTTTTTGGAAACGAGTCACGGAATACTTCAACGAGAATCGGCAATGTGGGCCGCCAAGAAAATATAAGGCTGTGAAATCACATTGGCATTGGTTGAGTCGAATGGTCAATGAATTCAACCAATGCTACAACAAATTGGTTGGAGAACATCATAGCGGGTGGAATGATGATCAGATCAAACAGCATGCACGAGAGCTTTTTCACCAGAATAAGAATAAGCATTTTGTACATGAACATGTATGGGTGCTATTGAAAGATGATCCGAAATGGAAAGCAAATACTCCTATGCAGcgttcttaaaaaaaaataaggactGATGAAAGCGGGGCATACACTTCTTCATCCAATGCGGATTCAAATTTTGACATCGATGATAGTGAAGTACGTGAAGTTCGTCCACTTGGTCAAAAAGCAGCtaaaaagggaaagagaaagGGAAAATCAAAAACGAATGAGCAAGATGTTGATGGAGAACTTAGTCAAATCCGGAGGAAGTTGAAAGAgcacaaagaagaaaaattgcaaGCTATGGAAAACTTAGCAAATAAGTTAGACAACTATAATTTTCGAAATGATTATGAAATCCTATTGAAGGATACCACAGGCATGTCCGAGCAGCAGCTTAAAATTCATGAGCATATGTGTTCCATCCTAAAAGCCAAGTATAATATTCCTTAGTTTAGCTTTAATTTCATGGTTAGTAATGtcatttttaaattttccaTTTTACATTTAagtgattaataaaaattttgtttGCACTATGTACTTTTATAGTTAATTTTGcattttactatttttattataatattaaactagccgttggaaactagccgttggaatCCTAGCCGTTagaaactagccgttggaaaCTAGCCGTtaaaaactagccgttggaaaCTAGCCCTCTATTATATATTAGTGAGACTCCACATATTGAAACCATAAACTCAACACACTTCAAAATGTCTCAATATCCTGATCCCTCTCTTATAGAAGAAGTTAGAAAAGTTTTAGCTGATGAAATGGAGGACAACACAGAGGATCAAATTATGATGCTGTTGGAGGAGTGGCAAATGCACCACACTACTTCAAATATGCATCCACGTAGTCGAAGATATTATGATCGAGAGCGGGGTATCGGGCATGTGCGGCTCTTTAATGATTATTTTGCCGACAATCCAGTTTATCCTTCACATATATTCCGCCGACGGTTTCGAATGAGAAGAGAATTATTCCTTCGACTTGTGGAGTCCATTACAAATCATTCTGAGTTTTTTCAAATGAGGCTTGATGCTGCAGGCAAAAAGGGACTTTCTCCTCTTCAAAAAACCACGGCGGCTATCCGACAGTTAGCATATGGAGCACCAGCTGATCAGTTGGACGAGTACATACGGATGGGTGAAACTACTGCAATCGAGTGTTTGTCACAATTTTGTCGATGTGTGATCGATATTTATGGGGCACAATACTTGAGAAGGCCTAATGCTAATGATGTTGAACGTTTACTTAATTTGCATTCCGAGCGGCATGGCTTCCCTGGCATGCTTGGTAGCATTGACTGCATGCACTGGCAATGGAAGAATTGCCCCGTGGCATGGAAAGGTCAATTTACTCGAGGTGATCAAGGATCTCCCACAATAATGCTAGAAGCAGTCGCATCAGCCGATTTATGGATATGGCATGCATTTTTTGGTGTCGCGAGGTC
Encoded proteins:
- the LOC113781943 gene encoding protein PELPK1-like, with the translated sequence MASFDRASLVFAMLIAVSSMSSNCFQAEARRLLDTGLPEIPTLPKPEIPTLPKPELPTLPKPEIPTLPKPELPTVPKPEVPELPKPELPTVPKHEIPELPKPELPNVPKPEIPTLPKPELPTLPKPEVPKKPETTTP
- the LOC113782565 gene encoding berberine bridge enzyme-like 8 encodes the protein MKISYSAVLQFAFLLLIAIWWDSASHPHHEEFVPCLLNYTDSPSDFSKAIYTQNNSSFMSVLDSYIQNLRFLSPEIPKPRVIITALTENQIQAAIFCSKMHRLQMRIRSGGHDLEGTSFISDIPFFVLDMSNFRSTAVDANSLTAWVGAGATLGELYYSIHEANSSLGFPAGTCPTVGIGGHISGGGYGPLTRQFGLAADNVIDARIIDANGKVLDRKSMGEDLFWAIRGGGGASFAAILGYKLKLVEIPEKVTAFSITRTLEQDATQLVYEWQYIASKLPLDLTITLQFVNINSDQTGKRTVQVRFVSVFLGKVDELFSIMNQQFPELGLKKEDCSEMLWIQYIAFHNGQPIGDVKEFLTRRGSRAKLYSKDKSDFAKEPIPEKGLEEILEKLNELPPSMAIMEWSYFGGGVMDTIPETATPFPHRGNLYLIFVEVLWNATNQEVVSKQRIDWIKKLYKVIGKYVPNNPRAAYANNRDLDLGVNNKGKTSVEKARIWGAPYFKNNFDRLVEVKTKVDPYNFFKNEQSIPPLH
- the LOC113782566 gene encoding glutathione S-transferase T3-like; this encodes MGYGGSSTPSEIRKDFDFAGQQQNAASTESMPDSQFPPFSTQRGVDNITLTNESMEESDYKRVPWSVDDDKILASAWLTISNCSIVGNSQNEESFWKRVTEYFNENRQCGPPRKYKAVKSHWHWLSRMVNEFNQCYNKLVGEHHSGWNDDQIKQHARELFHQNKNKHFVHEHVWVLLKDDPKWKANTPMQRS
- the LOC113782567 gene encoding protein ALP1-like; the protein is MSQYPDPSLIEEVRKVLADEMEDNTEDQIMMLLEEWQMHHTTSNMHPRSRRYYDRERGIGHVRLFNDYFADNPVYPSHIFRRRFRMRRELFLRLVESITNHSEFFQMRLDAAGKKGLSPLQKTTAAIRQLAYGAPADQLDEYIRMGETTAIECLSQFCRCVIDIYGAQYLRRPNANDVERLLNLHSERHGFPGMLGSIDCMHWQWKNCPVAWKGQFTRGDQGSPTIMLEAVASADLWIWHAFFGVARSNNDINVLNQSPLFNDVLQGYAPDVQFMVNGTQYNKGYYLADGIYPEWATFVKSFTSPRDPKRLKFKQMQEAARKDVERAFGVLQSRWAIIRGPARFWHRAKLKDIMYTCIILHNMIVDDEGDAIRNWDADDDDPTIPVTQGSAENFQYYLQRNAELRDREVHHQLRSDLVEHIWERFEGNDNEN